The sequence below is a genomic window from Nicotiana tomentosiformis chromosome 6, ASM39032v3, whole genome shotgun sequence.
aagaggttctcctaaggatcaatccattacgaattcttgcatatcttcaccaagcttaacttagttcatatcgtaaggttAAGACTTAATAGAGAGAGGAGcttctactgaatgtttgaacataatagagtgaattcgagagactcacttgaaccttagaagtgaatCGACTGGAGTTAATTCCCGAAtaagtatcttacacctatccaatcaacccctattttttccccttgatatcttcttgcttactcttgttgcaattgtcattagccaatagttagacttttagttaatgtTAGTTTTAATTCACACTAATCTAAATTTTTTATCATCTTGAATAGTAATAAAGCtgtaaactacgaaaatactatttaactccaatcactgtggatacgatattttctatactatattagactagcgagcataattttgtgtagCTCGTCACCAGCCACACTGGAAAATGTGAAGGATCCACTTCACAATCATAAATTGACTGATGTTGAAGTTAATAAAGGAACAGTGCTTGATCAGGAGAACCCTATAATCTCTAAGGCAGGGGAACCAAATGAGAAAGATAATGTTGTCGAACTTGAAACTCCTATTGCTAATAACTCTATTGGGAAAGAGAAAAACAAGAACAAAGCCATACAACAGAAGCAACAACCACCTGACCCCATTCCTATTCAGGGTAAGCAGCTGCTGAGGACTACTAATAAATCCAGCTACAATTCTAAGGGTGCAGAAGTGACTAGGAACCATGACCCTAGTGCCACTAAGCTAAAAGATGTAGCAACAAAGGAAAGTACTGTGGAATGGGTTCAAAGGATCTTTGTTAATTACAAGGAAGATTTTAATATGACCCTAAACCATTCATGCCAGAAGATACCATCATAGACCTTTGTGGAATCACCTCAATCTACTAGAGCTATTAGAATTAACACACACACATGGGGTGATGAATGCCATGAGTTTGAGCCCAACTATGAGGACAACACAAGATTAACAGAGGCAGATCATAGATCTAACACACAACAACAACATGCAGCCAAAGAGTACAACCTGGTTATTGTAAATCATAGCCCAACTGGAGAGCTTCTATCAAATATTGAAGATTCACAGCAAGGTTTTGCATCAAGGGATAAGATGATGGATGTTGATGCAAACATACTTCAAGAAATAGAGAGGGCAATCACTCAAATTGATGGTGGGAAGCAACTAGCCATCAATAAAATAGTAATCTCACCAACCAGATCAACAATGAAACCAGGTCTGGGTAACATTTATAATCTACAATTCAGAATGGTACAGAAAGCAATGGGAACTGGAGGTCTAAACTCAATGATGCTAGAGGAAACAACTACATTTGAACCAAAACATGCTTTGGTTCCTCACCGACCAAATATAGTTGAGATAAATCCACTAGCTAGTGCTTCTGGAACTGGATTGCCACTACATCTTCAGCTAAACATGCCTCTTAAGTTACCTTTACAAGCCCTACATGAACTGATCTTGTTAACTATGGAGAGGAAGAGGATGATGAATCAACAATAGAAAACTTTAAGGCAATAGCGAGGGAAGCAGATTTATCACCCAGAGCTGGTGATAAGAGTGGAAAAAAGGAATAAAACAAGGCTAAACCAAAGAAATTCCACAAGCAAAACGGATCCTGCCCAGAAGGGCTGCATCACAGACCAAATGATGATCAAGACATTAATCTGGAATATTAGGTCTGTCAACACTCAGCAGGCCTTTCCTAGGGTAATCAATATGCAAAGGGAGCACAATTTCTGTGTGATAGCACTAATGGAGCCTTTTCAAACGTCAGGGCATATACAAACATATAGGATCATATTGAATATGGAAACTGCCTTCTCAAATTTAAATGGGAAGATATGGTTGTTCTTCGATTCTACGGTTGATGGGAGTTGGTTACAGAAACTGCTCAACAAGTGACTATAAGGGTGTTCCACCATAATCTTGGCCAACACATTTTGATGACTTTTGTGTATGCAAAATGCTCATCGGTGGAGAGATTGGAATTATGGGATAGCTTGTATTACTTGGCAAATGACATGAAATTACCTTGGTTAGTGGGAGGTGACTTTAATGTGGTATTAAATGAAGATGAAAAAATAGGGGGTTGTCTAGTATATCCACCTGAATATGAGGACTTTGCTTTTTTGTGTAAACTCATGTGGTTTGTTTGATCATGATTATAAAGGAAGCCCAtttacatggtggaatgggagacCTAATTCAGAGTGCATTTTTAAGAGATTAGACAAGATTTTTGTCAACTTACAATTTCAGCAACTATTTCCAACAACTGAAGTGGAGCACTTGATCATGACATGCTCAAATCATGCACCATTGCTAATGACTTGTGGGGAACAAACCACAAACTTTGTCAAGCCTTtcaaattcttgaatttctggacAAAACATACTACATTTAACTAGGTGGTGAGGTAGAATTGGAATGTTGATTTCATTGGAGATCCATTTCTAATGTTCAAGCATAAATTGAAGAAGGTAAGGGCAACATTATCTAAATGGAGCAGGGATACATTTGGAGATATTTTCAAGCAACTGGATATACTGGAAGACATTGTGAAGGTCAAAGAGATATTGTTTGAGGAGGAGCCAACAATTGAGAACATAATAGTCCTTCAAAAAGCtcaggaagaaatgaagaaatacTTGAGTATAGAGGAGCAATTCtggaagcaaaaagctgggaTGACATGGTTTGCAGAGGGGTATAGGAACACTAATTTCTTTCACAACAATGTCAATGgcaaaagaaagaagctgcaatTGAAAAGGATCCAGAATGGAGATGAAAATTAGTTGAAAGATCAAGAACAAATGGCCAATGCTACAGTTGAATTCTATCAAAGGCAGTTCACTAATGAAGGGAATCCTACAGATGTTTCCATGCTGGAGAATTTACCTACTTTGGTGACTTTGGAGCAAAACTTGGAGTTGTGTAGATTTCCAACAATAGAGGAAGTTAAGGCAACAATTTTTAAGCTAAGTGGAGATAGTGCCAGTGGTCCTGATGGATTTACTGGACTATTTTATCAAGAATGCTGGAAAGTAATATGCTATGACATACATGATATGATACTACATTTCTATGGTGGTGCACATTTGCCCAAGTCTATTACTCATACTAATTTGGTGTTGCTACCAAATAAGCCCAAGGTGTACACTTTCTTAGACTTAAGACCAATAAGTCTGAGCAACTTTATCAATAAAGTGTTGTCTAGAGTTCTACATGATAAATTGGAGCAGTTCCTGCCCTCTCTAATATATCCTAATCAATCTGGATTTGTGAAAGGGAGGAGCATATTTGAGAATATACTACTCACTCAGAAAATTGTCACTGACATAAGATTGAGAGGCAAACCTGCCAATGTTATCATTAAGCTAGATATGGCAAAGGCATATGACAAGGTTTCATGGAAATATTTGTTACATGTACTAAGAAAAATGGGATTTGCCGAAATTTTTATTAATACAGTATGGAATTTGGTGTCAAACAACTGGTATTCAGTTTTGGTGAATGGACAACCCTCAGGTTTCTTTAAGTCAAGAAGGGGAGTTAAGCAAGGTGATCCTTtatctcctgccttatttattttGTCAGTTGAGATACTGTTTAGGTCCTTGAATAAGCtctttgaagacaagtcatttgtTGGATATGGTATGCCTAAGTGGTCTGATCCTTTGAACCACttggcatatgctgatgatacaATAATATTTACCTCAGCTCATCCTCCTTCATTGAGTAAGATCATGGCAATACTGGGCATATATGAACAGGTGTCAGGCTCAGTGATCAACAAATCTAAGAGCTCTTATTACATGCATGTTAATGTTGCACATGCTTTGTTCCAGGCAGTAGGTGACATTACAGGTTTTGCAAGAGGAGAGTTCCCCTTCACATATTTAGGGTGTCCAATATTCTACACTAGAGGAAGAAAGGATTACTATTATGAtcttataaagaaaataaaggcTAAATTGCATTCTTGGAAAGGAAAACTCCTAtcatttggaggaaaggcaacactAATTACAAGTGTGTTGCAAATTATACCATTGCACCTACTTTCAATGTTCGATCCccctaaaaaaaatattattgagcaCTTTCATAAAATCTTTGCACGTTTCTTTTGGAGCACCAAAGAGCAAGGTAGGAGCAGCCACTGGGCTTCCTGGCAGAATCTATGCCTTCCTAAAGAAGAagtaggtttagggtttaggtatcTCCATGATGTATCCAAATCTATGTTTTCTAAACCGCGGTGGAGGTTCAAAACTGCTAAATCACTATGGACTAACTTCATGTGGAATAAGTACTGCAAAAAGGAATTACCAACACTAGTGTAATTTAGACAAGGCTCTCATGTTTGGAAAGAAATGATGCTTGCTAGGGaagaagttgtcacgacccaattctccctctgtaagatgtcatgacggcacctagtctatacgactaggtaagcctaacaaaatacaaaaataacaaaacttgaagtaaaacttaacaactaactgcaacagataactaaataactggtaacaatgtTGCTTGGCATGtgcaataaccaacactctagtaatacacattATTcctaaaacccggaacatcataagtcataatCTACAGAGGGAAACTACAATcgctatacaccagagtctaataaaagaaatacggAAGGTAACTGACataggggactccgaggtctggggatgcgacagatgtaccttgaagtctccgtacaacaacaagcactctcagTTAATAGCGGGCTGATGAGAAGCACCTGTATCTCCACACAAAACATATgcaaaagagtagtatgagtacaccacaacggtacccagtaagttccaagccttaacctcggtagagtagtgacgaggtcaggtccgggccctactggagatataataataagacagataatataataaaatgaagtaaaacaggAAATATAACAAAAAGAATTCATAGAGAAATAATAACACAGCACAATGCGATAACAATAGGGGCACTCctgagatactgtctcgtagtaaaaaataaaataaacactcaacatagggtctcccgagataccgtctcgtagtcctaaaagtaaatatgcgaggagatctcccgagataccgtctcgttgTCTCAAACGTAAATATgcaaggggatctcctgaggtaccgccttgtagtcccaaaattaaatatacagggagaactcccgaggtaccacctcatagtaTCAAAAGTAAACGTGCAgagagaactcccaaggaaccggCTCGTAGTATCagaagtaaacacacagctcaaaccgatcaTTACAACAATTAACAACAATATTTCTACAGttaatactgataaagaacaaggaaaaccGAAAATCAACTAgtcatgcttcacagagttcaaataagcagttaaagcacataGACATGCAATaatagactaaacaggataactacacatattggaataccTCAATTAAGAATggaaacagactaatactcattgaaatggtataactcaaattgaAAGGAAAACAGATTGATACTCagtaaaaatcgggttttacaacaatatAGCCCTTGTATGTACTCTTCAGCTCACGTACACGGtgttcacatatcacaacagtaccaaatccttacgggattttccccacacaaggttaggcaagccacttacctcgaaccaagctcaatcaatcggttaaaatcttaggaaatgtagtgaatgattgaaagaaactagtttagaatcacttacgaatgat
It includes:
- the LOC138893624 gene encoding uncharacterized protein, translating into MFKHKLKKVRATLSKWSRDTFGDIFKQLDILEDIVKVKEILFEEEPTIENIIVLQKAQEEMKKYLSIEEQFWKQKAGMTWFAEGYRNTNFFHNNVNGKRKKLQLKRIQNGDEN